A genomic region of Aeropyrum pernix K1 contains the following coding sequences:
- a CDS encoding cation transporter has protein sequence MAAERARGAGAPEGGGAGHGSNSAGVRWARRVQAPSVSARKILKATDLIKYIYASAIVSALMAAAGVTLYLLVFPSSVVLVEAFVWFVEAITFFSLAVAFNIAASRTVYYKARFEILRIESLMALHSALVGVAVVVFVMWKALFSKGSEPTPILLALYPGVSGLVSYVIERYLFGKLKRLEVRLVSLKFVAEKLRLDVLLEEAGAAVIIVTNLTGLTVFETVIVVGVGLYLLYGLGSIALKNLLYLVGPGPGDERARVRRQIELVLSEMGYRPRRIRVESYGTFAEAEVWVEYPARATLDKSFRTSVAIARSLVARIPELLRAVVIMVPVKKTLVRRYQRIREGVGESRQR, from the coding sequence GTGGCGGCGGAGAGAGCAAGAGGCGCCGGGGCCCCCGAGGGGGGTGGTGCTGGCCATGGCTCGAACTCTGCTGGCGTCAGGTGGGCCCGGAGGGTTCAGGCGCCCAGCGTTTCGGCGCGTAAGATCCTCAAGGCAACCGACCTGATAAAATACATATACGCGTCAGCCATAGTATCCGCGCTCATGGCGGCTGCAGGCGTTACACTGTACCTTCTGGTCTTCCCCAGCAGCGTAGTCCTGGTGGAGGCTTTCGTATGGTTTGTTGAGGCTATAACCTTCTTCAGCCTTGCGGTCGCCTTCAACATAGCGGCGTCCCGGACGGTATACTACAAGGCAAGGTTCGAGATACTGAGGATAGAGAGTCTTATGGCCCTCCACTCGGCGTTGGTAGGCGTCGCGGTAGTAGTGTTTGTGATGTGGAAGGCCCTGTTCTCAAAGGGCAGCGAGCCCACCCCCATCCTCCTCGCCCTCTATCCAGGTGTGAGCGGCCTGGTGTCATACGTCATTGAGAGGTACCTATTCGGCAAGCTCAAGAGGCTGGAGGTTAGGCTTGTATCGCTTAAGTTCGTTGCGGAGAAGCTGAGGCTCGACGTGCTGCTGGAGGAGGCTGGCGCTGCCGTGATAATAGTCACAAACTTGACAGGGCTCACTGTATTCGAGACGGTAATAGTCGTGGGCGTCGGCCTCTACCTGCTCTACGGCCTGGGCTCTATCGCACTGAAGAACCTCCTATACCTAGTGGGCCCAGGTCCTGGCGACGAGAGGGCGAGGGTTAGAAGGCAAATTGAGCTCGTGCTGTCTGAAATGGGCTACAGGCCCAGGAGGATAAGAGTAGAGTCCTATGGCACCTTCGCGGAGGCGGAAGTATGGGTAGAGTACCCTGCACGCGCCACGCTTGACAAGTCCTTCAGGACCTCCGTGGCCATAGCTAGGTCGCTGGTGGCTAGGATACCCGAGCTTCTAAGGGCCGTAGTCATAATGGTCCCTGTCAAGAAAACGCTTGTCAGGCGGTATCAGAGAATAAGGGAGGGGGTGGGTGAGAGCCGCCAGCGTTGA
- a CDS encoding alkaline phosphatase family protein, whose amino-acid sequence MKILYIVLDGAADSPTSPRKTLEEASKPNIDSLGSHAVCGMVYTVKPGVAPQSDYATLSLLGYNPDEYYPGRGPLEAFGAGIEMRRGDIALRANFATVDPGTLRIIDRRVGRSLTSREARELASAVDGMELEDGEGTALFRATIGHRGVLVLRHRSKPLSDAISNTDPAYERRGRFSVALEKYEPFIKLSNPLVEDEAAVLAARMLNEFTLKAVEILDSHPVNLAREKRGLLKANAILSRDAGGLPEEKPPSFQERFGLRGASIVEMVVERGISRYIGLDDIRVEIEGRAREEVYREEAARAVEALETHDLVYVHLKGPDEPGHDGSFEGKIRAVEDIDKHFFAPLLDRLSSAGLEPAFVVTSDHATPWDVGAHSGDPVPLMISHQSIQGSIGKFSETVCLRGRLGTIIGGYRIIPKTLSLLAG is encoded by the coding sequence GTGAAGATTCTGTACATTGTTCTGGACGGGGCCGCGGACTCGCCGACCTCGCCGCGTAAGACGCTGGAGGAGGCAAGCAAGCCAAACATCGACTCGCTTGGCTCTCATGCAGTCTGCGGAATGGTGTACACGGTGAAACCTGGGGTAGCGCCGCAGAGCGACTATGCGACCCTAAGCCTCCTGGGCTATAATCCCGATGAATACTATCCCGGGAGAGGGCCTCTCGAGGCCTTCGGCGCGGGTATAGAGATGAGGAGGGGTGACATAGCCCTCAGGGCGAACTTCGCCACGGTCGATCCGGGGACGCTGAGAATAATAGACAGGAGGGTTGGGAGGAGCCTTACGTCCCGTGAGGCCAGGGAGCTCGCCTCCGCAGTGGATGGGATGGAGCTGGAGGATGGGGAGGGGACAGCGCTCTTTAGGGCTACTATAGGCCATCGGGGCGTGCTTGTTCTTAGGCACAGGAGCAAGCCGCTTAGCGACGCTATATCGAACACTGACCCGGCCTATGAGAGGAGGGGGAGGTTCAGTGTTGCCCTCGAGAAGTACGAGCCCTTCATAAAACTCTCAAACCCTCTTGTCGAGGACGAGGCTGCTGTGCTTGCTGCCAGGATGCTCAACGAGTTTACTTTAAAGGCGGTGGAGATCCTGGACAGTCATCCTGTGAACCTGGCTAGGGAGAAGAGGGGTCTGTTAAAGGCGAACGCTATACTGTCGCGGGATGCCGGTGGTTTGCCTGAGGAGAAGCCGCCATCCTTCCAGGAGAGATTCGGCCTCAGGGGAGCGAGTATTGTGGAGATGGTTGTAGAGAGGGGGATATCCAGGTATATAGGCCTCGATGATATCCGAGTCGAGATCGAGGGCAGGGCTAGGGAGGAGGTGTACAGGGAGGAAGCAGCTAGGGCTGTCGAGGCCCTAGAGACGCACGATCTAGTGTACGTGCATCTAAAGGGGCCGGACGAGCCCGGTCATGACGGGAGCTTCGAGGGCAAGATCAGGGCCGTGGAGGATATAGACAAACACTTCTTCGCCCCTCTGCTGGACAGGCTAAGTTCCGCTGGCCTGGAGCCTGCGTTCGTCGTTACCTCCGACCATGCGACGCCGTGGGATGTTGGCGCCCACAGCGGTGATCCAGTCCCTCTCATGATATCGCACCAGAGCATACAGGGCTCTATTGGAAAGTTCTCTGAGACCGTGTGCCTCAGAGGACGGCTGGGAACGATCATAGGCGGCTACAGAATTATTCCAAAAACTCTTAGCCTCCTGGCTGGTTAA
- the rqcH gene encoding ribosome rescue protein RqcH — protein sequence MARKSMNSLDVHIAAIQLDNMLRGARLDNIYWPPEKKGVLMKFKGPTGTVNVIAEPSVRIHATSRTAALREVVPTGFVAILRKRVRGSRLEGVRQLGFDRIVELSFSTGHRLYVEIMPRGSLVLVNSEGVIEATTVVAEFRDRVLKPKTQYRPPPLQEENPFLKESGELSELASRGADAVRGLVRGAKVPGEAAEEALDRCGVDYSTRPSELGPGEWGCIARALNEIYKESLQGRGYLCRGERGLEADPFRRTRLHCDEHSTFHSALDELFTPGGVEVEHPEVARLRKSMEEAMKLAEEYRRRAEELRKAAEAVASAYQEVDEALRSAARGEKEAPVVEVRGKTVLLDLGGLRVAAQRGEDAGKLILRLYREAGELEAKAERAEKAFAEARSRLEEAVRRARLRSLRRIIEGRKRFWFEKYHWTITRNGFLAIGGRDAGQNESVVKRYLGDDDIFLHADIHGAPATVLLTRRLQPGDDDIYDAAVLAAAYSRAWKAGAGGVSVYWVYGSQVSKSPPAGEYLARGAFMVYGKRNYIHHVPLKLALGIVMHKDVPYIVAGSEEAVSRYSVAYATVLPGDMSPGEAAEKLRSTLSRLTAKAAGEEEALKVEAIPPEEIEKKLPGRLRIAGARVGAGDARLFENALKNYTTAEA from the coding sequence GTGGCTAGGAAGTCGATGAACAGTCTTGACGTACACATAGCCGCTATCCAGCTAGACAATATGCTTAGAGGCGCCAGGCTCGACAACATATACTGGCCGCCCGAGAAGAAGGGCGTTTTAATGAAGTTTAAGGGCCCCACTGGCACTGTGAACGTCATCGCCGAACCCTCGGTGAGAATCCACGCCACCAGCAGAACGGCCGCCCTTAGGGAGGTTGTCCCCACAGGCTTCGTAGCAATCCTCAGGAAGAGGGTCAGGGGCTCGAGGCTCGAGGGGGTCAGGCAGCTCGGCTTCGACAGGATCGTTGAACTCTCCTTCTCCACAGGCCACAGACTATACGTCGAGATTATGCCCAGAGGAAGCCTTGTCCTCGTCAATAGTGAGGGCGTTATCGAGGCTACCACAGTTGTGGCCGAGTTTAGGGACAGGGTGTTGAAGCCTAAGACGCAGTACAGGCCGCCGCCCCTGCAGGAGGAAAACCCGTTCCTAAAGGAGTCCGGAGAGCTTTCGGAGCTAGCCTCGAGAGGAGCGGACGCGGTCAGGGGGCTTGTGAGGGGCGCTAAAGTGCCAGGCGAGGCTGCAGAAGAGGCTCTAGACAGGTGTGGCGTGGACTACTCAACCCGGCCCTCAGAGCTGGGGCCCGGCGAGTGGGGCTGCATAGCGAGAGCGCTCAACGAGATTTACAAGGAGTCGCTACAGGGTAGAGGCTATCTTTGCCGCGGAGAGCGGGGGCTGGAGGCGGACCCCTTCAGGAGGACGAGGCTCCATTGCGACGAACACTCCACGTTCCACAGCGCGCTGGACGAGCTCTTCACCCCAGGCGGCGTAGAGGTGGAGCATCCTGAAGTTGCAAGGCTGCGAAAGAGCATGGAGGAGGCTATGAAGCTCGCGGAAGAGTACCGGCGGAGGGCGGAGGAGCTGAGGAAAGCCGCGGAGGCGGTTGCATCAGCGTATCAGGAGGTCGACGAGGCTCTCCGTAGCGCTGCCAGAGGCGAGAAGGAGGCTCCAGTGGTGGAGGTCAGGGGGAAGACCGTCCTACTAGACCTGGGTGGCTTGAGGGTGGCGGCGCAGCGGGGTGAAGACGCGGGCAAGCTGATTCTAAGGCTCTACCGGGAGGCGGGGGAGCTCGAGGCTAAGGCTGAGAGGGCTGAGAAGGCATTTGCAGAGGCCAGGTCTAGGCTGGAGGAGGCTGTTAGGAGGGCCAGGCTCAGGAGTCTGAGGAGGATTATTGAGGGGCGGAAGAGATTCTGGTTTGAGAAGTACCATTGGACGATAACCAGGAACGGCTTTCTAGCCATAGGTGGGAGGGATGCCGGGCAGAATGAGAGTGTGGTGAAGAGGTACCTGGGGGATGACGACATTTTCCTCCACGCGGATATACATGGGGCGCCGGCGACTGTGCTGCTCACGAGAAGGCTCCAACCGGGCGATGATGACATATATGATGCTGCTGTGCTGGCGGCCGCGTACAGCAGGGCCTGGAAGGCTGGAGCCGGGGGCGTGAGCGTCTACTGGGTCTACGGGAGCCAGGTTTCAAAGAGTCCCCCCGCCGGAGAGTATCTAGCACGAGGCGCGTTCATGGTATATGGGAAGAGGAACTACATACACCATGTCCCACTGAAGCTTGCCCTCGGAATAGTTATGCACAAGGATGTACCCTATATAGTGGCTGGCAGCGAGGAGGCCGTCTCGAGATACTCAGTAGCATACGCCACGGTACTCCCGGGGGACATGAGCCCCGGGGAGGCGGCGGAGAAACTTAGGTCTACACTCTCGCGGCTCACCGCTAAAGCCGCTGGTGAGGAGGAGGCTTTGAAGGTAGAGGCTATACCGCCTGAGGAGATAGAGAAGAAGCTACCCGGGAGATTGAGAATCGCCGGGGCAAGGGTTGGTGCCGGCGATGCCAGGCTCTTCGAGAACGCTTTGAAAAACTACACTACTGCAGAGGCCTAG